GCAGGGAGCTGGCTGGTGCCCACCGGGAGCAGGTGGCCCTGTCCCACCTCCTCCTCCGGCCACAGGGCACCGCGGGGCCGGCCCAGCACCTCCTCGCCCCGTACGTGAGTGTGGGACCCCCcgcggggatggggacaccccgCTGACCCTGGCTGGCGGTGAgaccatctcctcctcctcctcctcctcctggcagcagggcacGGCGGGGCCAGAGGTGCAGCGAGGAGGAGCGGGGGGAGCCAGTCGGCCCCAGTGACGGTGAGGGGGACTCGGACGCAGGGGACAAGCGGTTGGAGGTGCCagagccacccgatgtggccgtTGCCCACAAGAGCGTCACGGTTGTGGTGGAGAAGCAGGACAGGCTCCGGCAGCGGAAGGTTTGGGAGCCCCGTCCCCACTACTGGCAGCTGAAACCCCATCACCAGGGAGCTGAGTTTGACAAGTCTCAGCCTGGCAGCCCTGTGGGGACACAAACACTCATCAGGGGCGCTGGCAGGGATGGTGGTGTCATGGCAGGGAAGGTGGCGGTGGGCAGGAATAGTGACCCCGTGGCAGGGATGATGCTGTAGTAGCAGGGACGGTGACCCCCGTGGCAGGGACGCAGATGCCCTGGCAGGGCCGGTGGCCTCGCTGCGTGCCCACAGGCAGAGCTGTCACGGCGCTTTCGGCAGAGCCAGCAGCACGCGCGGCGGCTGGAGGAGGCCCTGCGGCCCCGGAGCATCTCAGGGGAGCAGCGGGAGCTCCTGGCCCTGCTCCGCTGCCCGCGCCGGCCCGAGCTGGAGCTGCCAGAGCCGCGCTCCCACACGCTGCTCGAGGGTGGCCTCCGGCACCCACCGGCCGTCACCGCGCAGCGCTTCGGCCGTCACGGGGCCCTCTGCGCCCTCATCatccggcagcagcagcagctcatcgCCGGTGCGTCCCTGCCGTGATTCCCACCGCACCGAAGGGGCCTCTCGTGTGTTGTCACGCCGGGAGTCCCGCAGCCTCACCGGGACGTGCCCGCGATGCAAAGTCTCCCCCGGAGTCGCGCCGTCACCACGTGGCACGGCCGGTTGATGCCCTTCGCCCTCTCGCTGGCAGACCACCGGCTGTCGGTGCCGCGGCCACTGGAGGAGCTCTACGAGACCTACCTGAGGGAGCTGGCGGGGGACCCCGGGGACACCGGCACCCTCAGGGTAGGGCAGGGTGGCTCCAGCCCCCCTCTATGCCCCAGACAGGTCACTCACCCCCTGTCCCCCCGCCCAGGGCATGTCCCTGCCCAAGATCCTGCCGGCGTGCGGCGCTGAGACCCCGCTGGCATGGGACAGCGGGCAGGCACGGAGCTGCGGCCACCCCACGCCCTGCCATGACTCCCTCCCGCCGCTGCGCCCCACGGGGGACAGGTATGGGTGGGCACCCACCACCACGCCCCCACGGGGGACTGCTGAggggtgtcccctccccagcagcgCCCCAACCCCCCCGTGTTCAAGAAGACCCCGTGGGCACAGCAGGTGGGGGCTGGGTGGGCGACGGTTCCAGATGTGGAGCAGCACCAAGAGCGTCACGGCCGAGGCCACCCAGCACCAGTCCCGCATCCCCGGGAGCACCCACCCGCACCCACCGGCACCCGGGGAGGAGCAGGGTGACGGCAAGCGCAGTCTGGCACACAAGAAAGGTGGcaaggagccggggaggagggaggaatcGCTGGATG
The sequence above is drawn from the Athene noctua chromosome 18, bAthNoc1.hap1.1, whole genome shotgun sequence genome and encodes:
- the KIF19 gene encoding kinesin-like protein KIF19, with translation CSTGARSGGATQGWGVLRTGSAATCCLGTLRGDPVGTQPCSAWGHCVGILHRDIRGDLLHQLCPAWEPSSGILLGDLLGDLLHQPGPAQGPHLGTQFGVVRCCGRGTFTPAPSQVRQDPLSVAADLHGEIQRLRGQGDAKLGRPGQGKHRDIPYTQAQVWLRSARRELAGAHREQVALSHLLLRPQGTAGPAQHLLAPRARRGQRCSEEERGEPVGPSDGEGDSDAGDKRLEVPEPPDVAVAHKSVTVVVEKQDRLRQRKSQQHARRLEEALRPRSISGEQRELLALLRCPRRPELELPEPRSHTLLEGGLRHPPAVTAQRFGRHGALCALIIRQQQQLIADHRLSVPRPLEELYETYLRELAGDPGDTGTLRGMSLPKILPACGAETPLAWDSGQARSCGHPTPCHDSLPPLRPTGDRYGWAPTTTPPRGTAEGCPLPSSAPTPPCSRRPRGHSRWGLGGRRFQMWSSTKSVTAEATQHQSRIPGSTHPHPPAPGEEQGDGKRSLAHKKGGKEPGRREESLDGRRRSRRSRSQLRDPLRGSRRPPGAPRDAEPPRAHRAGGGAGTQHPGIPQSAAWSKAAPSDSCQLPTTPGQGQHPRHDCITGTGARASSKDDGVTGAEPSGRGAGPRAKPTG